The Mesobacillus jeotgali genome window below encodes:
- the vrrA gene encoding VrrA/YqfQ family protein: MGQHQMYSNPFGPGPGPGPMMPQGQMPRMGGRNQRSRQGGGLLSKILGKGNNQRNGSSGLLSGGNPAARGAGSGGGILKTLADPSALNGFLTNTQKVLSTAQQFGPMIQQYGPLVRNLPSMWKLYRGLKDLPDAEEQTAETETNEKVEKKKKTPKSKKNGPGSPSHKKPVKKQSNNSASSPKLFI; this comes from the coding sequence ATGGGTCAGCATCAGATGTATTCGAATCCATTTGGTCCTGGTCCTGGTCCCGGCCCCATGATGCCACAGGGACAGATGCCGCGGATGGGGGGCAGGAATCAACGCTCAAGGCAAGGCGGCGGACTGCTTTCGAAAATCCTCGGAAAGGGCAATAACCAGCGGAATGGTAGCTCAGGTTTGTTATCTGGAGGAAATCCGGCAGCACGGGGAGCAGGCTCAGGCGGCGGAATCCTGAAAACTCTCGCTGATCCGTCTGCATTGAATGGATTTCTCACCAACACGCAAAAAGTTCTTAGCACTGCACAGCAATTCGGACCGATGATCCAGCAATACGGTCCACTTGTCCGTAATCTGCCTTCAATGTGGAAGTTGTACAGAGGTTTGAAAGACCTCCCGGATGCTGAAGAGCAAACTGCTGAAACAGAAACGAATGAAAAGGTTGAGAAAAAGAAAAAAACACCAAAATCAAAAAAGAATGGTCCGGGTTCCCCATCACACAAAAAACCAGTAAAAAAACAAAGCAATAACTCAGCTTCTTCTCCCAAACTGTTCATATAA